From a single Okeanomitos corallinicola TIOX110 genomic region:
- a CDS encoding GUN4 domain-containing protein, which translates to MLIKQQKKLITHKSISIYEQTYQLPVLKNNSVKKVQQKIKERQQLIKEGVRYHYRFGGIIKRKKEITQGEVLDEVKLFIQDYFHIIDFLESYKNNYHDFLLTLTVDLKKLFKQKYLEVKKIEDDRSKLELKNHQNPQILEQLKTEKRENFKAVLLLSNAYFLTLEKISLISEGIRKLGEDTQNQKQIVEKVVKDLEVYQEIYEYQRKAQKVRQEIAKIAQTAINFETSLQEYFSPFQVLIDELIKVDEYFYAIVGDIKNLGDNILNYQSDLLDLEKNQGFSQKFIDFMVKIYDKKSRLEDAFIESQLLDGNNHNFDLLENSVFLEQGIDLISNYISTQITDQRKYPGITAANLPSTSLSTAKETGLMELVNNNIDLTQELISNQNIDYTPLRELLHQQKWQEADIETAKLMLKVMGKNYWNEVYQEDIDNFPCQDIQLMDQLWEQYSYGYFGFNIQQTIWSEMGGQVDYETEKRLGDRLGWRKEGKWLEYEALTFNLSPITPMGHLPAKWLNYDQSRVKFTPELSTENRSMAAWRVKSWLVWQMHLFFARVQNCQ; encoded by the coding sequence ATGTTAATTAAACAGCAGAAAAAACTAATCACTCATAAAAGTATTAGTATTTATGAACAAACCTATCAATTACCAGTCCTCAAAAATAATAGTGTCAAAAAAGTTCAGCAAAAAATCAAAGAACGCCAACAATTAATTAAAGAAGGTGTCAGATATCATTATCGGTTTGGTGGCATAATTAAGCGAAAAAAAGAAATTACACAGGGAGAAGTTTTGGATGAAGTTAAATTATTTATTCAGGACTATTTTCATATTATTGATTTTTTAGAGAGTTATAAAAATAATTATCATGATTTTTTATTAACTTTGACAGTAGACTTAAAAAAATTATTTAAACAAAAATATTTAGAAGTCAAGAAAATAGAAGATGATAGAAGTAAATTAGAATTAAAAAACCATCAAAATCCCCAGATATTAGAGCAATTAAAAACAGAGAAAAGAGAAAATTTCAAAGCTGTTTTACTATTAAGCAATGCTTATTTTTTAACCTTAGAAAAAATTAGCTTGATTAGTGAAGGAATTAGAAAACTGGGAGAAGATACCCAAAATCAGAAACAAATAGTTGAAAAAGTAGTTAAAGACTTAGAAGTTTATCAAGAGATTTACGAATATCAAAGAAAAGCCCAGAAAGTTCGTCAAGAAATAGCGAAGATTGCCCAAACCGCTATTAATTTTGAAACATCTTTACAAGAATATTTTAGTCCTTTTCAAGTATTAATAGACGAATTAATCAAAGTTGATGAATATTTTTATGCCATTGTTGGAGATATTAAAAATTTAGGAGATAACATTTTAAATTATCAATCTGATTTATTAGATTTAGAAAAGAATCAAGGGTTTTCTCAAAAATTCATTGATTTCATGGTAAAAATTTATGACAAAAAATCTAGATTAGAAGATGCTTTTATAGAATCACAATTATTGGATGGGAACAACCATAATTTTGATTTACTAGAAAATAGTGTTTTTTTGGAACAGGGGATTGATTTAATATCAAATTATATATCAACACAAATTACTGATCAGAGAAAATACCCTGGTATAACAGCAGCCAACTTACCCTCTACTTCTTTATCAACAGCAAAAGAAACAGGATTAATGGAATTAGTTAATAATAATATTGATTTAACCCAAGAATTAATCAGTAATCAAAATATTGACTATACACCATTAAGGGAGCTTCTTCATCAGCAAAAGTGGCAAGAAGCTGATATTGAAACAGCTAAATTAATGTTAAAAGTCATGGGTAAGAATTATTGGAACGAAGTTTATCAGGAAGATATTGATAACTTTCCTTGTCAAGATATTCAACTTATGGATCAACTTTGGGAACAATACAGTTATGGTTATTTTGGTTTTAATATTCAACAAACTATCTGGAGTGAAATGGGTGGACAAGTAGACTATGAAACTGAAAAAAGATTAGGCGATCGCCTGGGTTGGCGAAAAGAGGGAAAATGGCTAGAATATGAAGCATTAACCTTTAATTTATCCCCAATAACACCGATGGGACATCTACCAGCCAAATGGTTAAATTATGATCAAAGTAGAGTGAAATTCACCCCAGAATTGTCTACAGAAAACCGATCAATGGCAGCTTGGCGGGTAAAATCTTGGTTAGTTTGGCAGATGCACCTGTTTTTTGCTCGTGTTCAAAACTGTCAATAA
- a CDS encoding glycogen debranching protein: MNIWVNEQIDPSGMIYACIACCDQNQAQDCHKSFQDGLTERQKADGWVARLRIVTSWEEVPVNSLKLN; this comes from the coding sequence ATGAATATTTGGGTAAATGAACAAATTGATCCATCGGGAATGATTTACGCTTGTATTGCTTGTTGTGACCAGAATCAAGCACAAGATTGTCACAAGTCATTTCAGGACGGACTCACAGAAAGACAAAAAGCAGATGGTTGGGTGGCAAGGTTACGCATAGTAACTTCTTGGGAAGAAGTACCTGTTAATTCTTTAAAACTCAATTAA
- a CDS encoding methylmalonic aciduria and homocystinuria type D protein has product MVSYSSVCTSKPSYPINLVGNMGQAIQISIHNPSQYICANCEQILPDWKQQEFLWVVVVLQKAKYPLTEVTGEVEREKERLREKFMRFGCDVAFNLRDRGYVTDLIDPRTGYPLLSHPGHVPHDDTAVAKALLNYPVIKNKCCVLVHPEWGTAVYPSVLLSAAPPEIIAQVTNAIAPLHGWTESQKHNV; this is encoded by the coding sequence GTGGTGAGCTATTCTAGTGTTTGTACATCCAAGCCCAGCTATCCCATTAATTTAGTTGGCAACATGGGACAAGCTATCCAAATTTCTATTCACAACCCCAGTCAGTATATCTGTGCTAACTGCGAACAGATATTACCAGATTGGAAACAACAAGAATTCTTGTGGGTGGTAGTTGTCTTACAAAAAGCTAAATACCCACTGACAGAAGTAACAGGAGAAGTAGAAAGGGAAAAGGAAAGGTTGAGAGAAAAATTTATGCGGTTCGGTTGTGATGTAGCTTTCAATTTGCGCGATCGCGGCTACGTAACTGATTTAATTGATCCTCGTACTGGTTATCCTTTACTTTCTCATCCAGGCCATGTCCCCCATGATGATACAGCAGTGGCTAAAGCTTTACTAAATTATCCTGTGATCAAAAATAAATGCTGTGTCTTAGTTCATCCTGAGTGGGGTACTGCGGTTTATCCCAGTGTGTTACTCTCAGCAGCACCACCAGAAATCATTGCACAGGTAACAAATGCGATCGCACCTCTACACGGGTGGACAGAATCGCAAAAACACAATGTCTAA
- a CDS encoding potassium channel protein, whose amino-acid sequence MYSTLEQKYKRIQQELMAGAGALVLVLLIGTLWYWLVEGWSWQDAAYMTVITLATVGYGETHPLGSRGRLFTIGLILMGVINIGYIVNRFTEAIIEGYFQEGIRLRQQRRLMESLLGHYIICGFSRTGRQIAKEFRSESVAFVVIDADMESIQRAQTEGYIAFQGDATLDDTLLKVGVERAICIVAALPSDAENLYTVLSAKTLNPQIRAIARASTEEAVQKLQRGGADAVVSPYITGGKRMAAAALRPQILDFVDGMLSGTDRQLYMEEFLLEEMACPFVGQSLQMAKLRSQTGALVLAIRRSDGSLIGGPTGDTVLMSGDTLICMGTAEQLRSLNKILGPINSQQLRRPKNS is encoded by the coding sequence GTGTATTCTACTTTAGAGCAAAAATACAAGCGCATTCAACAGGAATTGATGGCTGGGGCTGGGGCTTTAGTCTTGGTTCTACTCATTGGGACCTTGTGGTATTGGCTGGTAGAGGGTTGGTCATGGCAAGATGCAGCTTATATGACTGTTATTACTCTGGCGACTGTGGGATATGGTGAAACTCATCCTTTAGGTAGTCGAGGTCGGTTATTTACAATTGGCTTAATTTTAATGGGTGTCATTAATATTGGTTACATTGTCAATAGATTTACTGAAGCTATAATTGAAGGCTACTTTCAGGAAGGAATTAGACTCAGACAACAAAGGCGTTTAATGGAATCTCTTTTAGGACATTATATTATTTGTGGGTTTAGTCGGACTGGGCGACAAATTGCGAAGGAGTTTCGCTCAGAGAGTGTGGCTTTTGTGGTGATTGATGCGGATATGGAATCTATACAAAGGGCGCAGACGGAAGGTTATATTGCTTTTCAGGGTGATGCTACTTTGGATGATACTTTATTGAAGGTGGGGGTAGAAAGAGCTATTTGTATTGTGGCGGCTTTACCTTCAGATGCGGAAAATTTATACACAGTTCTATCTGCAAAAACACTTAATCCACAAATTCGGGCGATCGCTCGCGCCAGCACGGAGGAGGCTGTACAAAAACTACAGCGGGGTGGTGCAGATGCGGTAGTATCCCCCTACATTACTGGTGGTAAACGAATGGCGGCGGCGGCCTTAAGACCGCAGATTTTGGATTTTGTGGATGGGATGCTTTCGGGGACAGACCGACAATTATATATGGAAGAATTTTTATTAGAAGAGATGGCTTGTCCTTTTGTGGGTCAAAGTTTACAAATGGCTAAATTGCGATCGCAAACCGGGGCTTTAGTTCTAGCTATTCGTCGTAGTGATGGGAGTTTAATAGGTGGTCCGACTGGTGACACTGTTTTAATGTCAGGAGATACCCTGATATGTATGGGTACAGCGGAACAGCTGCGGAGTTTAAATAAAATTCTCGGCCCAATTAATTCTCAGCAACTAAGACGACCGAAAAACAGTTAG
- a CDS encoding aspartate aminotransferase family protein — protein MSFQTLVEQTEIHPEGNSASSTPFDADSFNEVVMSTYGRFPLALERGSGCRVWDTQGKEYLDFVAGIATCTLGHAHPAMVAAVNRQIQKLHHVSNLYYIPEQGELAKWIVDHSCADRVFFCNSGAEANEAAIKLARKYAHTVLDIANPIILTANASFHGRTLATITATGQPKYQKHFDPLVPGFHYVPYNDIAAVEAAVTELDEGNYRVGAILIEPLQGEGGVRPGDVAYFQKLRQLCDEIGILLMFDEVQVGMGRSGKLWGYEHLGVEPDVFTSAKGLGGGIPIGAMMAKKFCDVFQPGEHASTFGGNPFVCGVALSVCQTLEKENILENVQEQGAHLREGLKMIARKYPDHISEVRGWGLINGMEIKADSQLTAADVVKAAMDEGLLLVPAGLKVVRFVPPLIVTDTDINQALQVVEKVMVKVTA, from the coding sequence GTGAGTTTTCAAACTCTAGTTGAACAAACCGAGATCCACCCAGAAGGCAACTCTGCTTCATCTACTCCCTTTGATGCAGATAGCTTTAATGAAGTAGTGATGTCTACCTATGGACGTTTTCCCCTGGCTTTAGAAAGAGGGTCTGGCTGTCGCGTTTGGGATACCCAAGGTAAGGAATATTTGGATTTTGTCGCCGGCATAGCTACTTGCACCTTGGGACACGCTCACCCAGCAATGGTGGCAGCTGTAAATCGGCAAATCCAAAAACTGCATCATGTCTCTAATTTGTACTATATTCCCGAACAAGGGGAATTAGCTAAATGGATTGTTGATCATTCCTGTGCAGACCGGGTATTTTTCTGTAATTCTGGTGCAGAAGCTAATGAAGCAGCAATTAAACTGGCCAGAAAATACGCTCACACTGTCCTAGATATTGCTAACCCAATAATTTTAACTGCTAACGCCAGTTTCCACGGTAGAACCCTAGCCACTATTACCGCTACTGGACAACCAAAATATCAAAAGCATTTTGATCCTCTAGTTCCTGGTTTCCATTATGTCCCCTATAACGATATTGCCGCAGTAGAGGCTGCTGTAACAGAATTAGATGAAGGCAATTATCGTGTCGGAGCAATCTTAATTGAACCACTACAGGGAGAAGGTGGTGTACGTCCTGGAGATGTTGCTTACTTCCAAAAACTGCGCCAGCTTTGTGATGAAATCGGCATTTTGTTGATGTTCGATGAAGTACAAGTAGGCATGGGACGCAGTGGCAAGTTATGGGGTTATGAACACCTGGGAGTAGAACCGGATGTTTTCACCAGTGCTAAGGGATTAGGTGGCGGTATTCCCATTGGTGCAATGATGGCTAAAAAGTTCTGTGATGTTTTCCAACCAGGGGAACACGCCAGTACATTCGGGGGAAATCCTTTTGTTTGTGGTGTGGCGCTGAGTGTGTGCCAAACTTTGGAAAAAGAGAATATTTTGGAGAATGTCCAAGAACAAGGCGCACATTTACGGGAAGGTTTAAAAATGATCGCTCGTAAATATCCTGACCATATTTCAGAAGTCCGGGGTTGGGGTTTAATTAATGGGATGGAAATTAAGGCTGACTCTCAGTTAACTGCTGCTGATGTTGTTAAAGCTGCCATGGATGAAGGTTTATTATTAGTACCAGCTGGTCTTAAAGTCGTCCGATTTGTACCCCCTTTAATTGTCACAGATACAGATATAAATCAAGCATTACAAGTAGTAGAAAAAGTGATGGTTAAAGTTACAGCATAA